The Elaeis guineensis isolate ETL-2024a chromosome 12, EG11, whole genome shotgun sequence sequence AGCTATAATCAAATTGCCAAACTTATAATGAAATATTTACAGTGTAAAGGTTACAATATTTAGTAGATGATGATTAACGTTACAAATTGTACACCAGAACTTCTATAAACAGAAGCATATCCCTAGAGATATATATCCTTGCCCATCTCACATGTTATTTTGCTTCCTATCATTGAAAATTTTCCATTATGCATGTCAGAAGTTTGATCAACTGCCAAGTTTCTACATTGTGTTCACAGCTCCAGTAAACACCAGAAGTTTGATTGACTGCCCATTTTTCCAAGAATCCTTGCTCCTCTAGGCTGATCATAATTGTATGTTACTATTGATACTTTATAGAAATGAAAAGATCTATGCTTTGGGTAATGATGTATTTAGTTGGTGTCTCAATatggaatgatgatgatgatgatatatAATCTGCAGATAAAGTGTTGCTCTGTTTTGGTGGGTTGAAAGTGAGGTTAGCAATTGTCAGGGCACAACTGACATGCTACATATCATGGAAATCTTTCAAAGAACTATGCCACAATTTCAGATAATAGATGCTAACAACCCATAGCATCTTTCAGGTGAATTCTTATGGGTATAGAAAGAACACAGACAAGGAGATATGCAGAAAGAGCATGCCTCAACAAATCTGAGTAGAAACTGGTTTCCAATAAATTAAGAACTAAAAATTTCCAAGTAATAAATTGCCATATACTTTCTTGATAACAATGAGACCATTTAACACCATGAATTAGAGGTCTCTAACAAAATTTGCATGGAAATGCTAAATAGAACACTCTTAAATATATGTTATAACTCGTAGGCTGAATGACAAATGAATAAAATGGAAGAGGATCTACTGTATGACCGTAGAAGCAGTGCCCTCAATTAGGAACCATGATGATCCCTAAGAAGCATCCATATGAAAGCAGAAATGGTGTTCCAgagtaaaattttattaaaaaatgaaaaaaaaaacttatttaatGGTGTCAACGCTATCAGTTTTGGCAGCTCATATTATTCTACAAAATTAGCAAAATGAATAAGATTCTTGTCTGAGCCAAACCTTAGCACAAAGGGATGCATGCTGCTTTCCAACAGATATAAGCCTCTTCCTGAGAGCATCCACTCTTCCTAATACCTGTTGAGACACCATGACATCATCATTGTGAAATTAAACACCAATGGCCTTAAAATATGAATGGAAAAAAGAGGGAAAGTTAAGATGTGTATGCTTTACAAGAATCAGATTCATTCATCTAGCTGGAGATAACATCGGGTTCAACAGGTAAgtaacatttaaattcaaactagtTGCTCTTGTTACATGATATGTTAAACTTTTTTCCTTTTCAGTTCTAAGTATCTCAGAAACATTTTACCACGTAATCCACAATCTTCCAAATTATTGTTATCCCAAAAATGTATACAGCAGCTGTGCACTATCAAACGAAAGGTTTGAAGCAGTCTCATgaatatttgatatattgttgcTTCCTATGAATATTGCTAGATTATGCTAACAAGTATGCTCATATGATGCCCATCACTTCAGGAAAACCTTTTTCCCATGTGAAGCATAATTACTAAATCCTTTACATAATTTCAAGCTGGAAGAGAATAAATCAAGCAGAATAAAAGCTAGCACAAAAAACATTTTCATGCCAGGAGAGCGAAGGACCCAAAACAATTAGTAGTAGATAGCACTTTCAAACTATATAAGCAAATTATAAGGAAAACAACTCCATCATCAAGCAAGGCCAACACACCATCACCACAGAATAACAGAGTCCAGATGACTAAAGTTAGATCAACCAAGCTCAATGCACAAAAAATATCACTAAAAAATTCTAGTAAGCCGAGTAGCATACCTCCTCATAATTACCCTCGCCAAAAGTCAGCTCGATGAGAGATCTCTCATATGGATGCAGATATCGTTTGTTAGGAAAGTTCTCCATGTATCCTCTCAAAGGAACGGCTAATTCCTGAAGATTAAGATGATATCACATGCATTCGGAGGGCAGTTTTTATCATATTATTGATACAGATACTAGCAAATTCGGTAGTGTTTCTAAAACAAGAAGCACAAGAATCCATGTCTCACTTTCATTAATGCATCAAGTTGCTTTGCCCCTCTATTTCTCTCTCGCTTTGCGATGTTTGCAATACCTATGACATAAAGCAACATATCACCTAGTACCTTGAGTAAAATAACAATATCTGCAATTGACAGAAGAATAATTTAAATATGCAAAAGAAACCTTCATGGTAATATATTACCCTTTGTAGGTGTCACATTTCTTGCTTTCCTCTGTGCAGAAGAAAGTATATCCATTGATGGCATCACCATGGGTAACTTCTGAAATGCTCCAACCATTTCATGCTTCTGCAGAGGTTCCCCAACAAAATATTTACCACATGTGTTACTGTTTATTTACTATCCCCCTTTTTAAGTATtcggaatttaaaaaaaaaaaaaactggagaACATGTGGGAAATAACTTGGATTGAGGGTCCAACCACCCAGGGGAAAGACCTCGAACACGAATCTAATGCTCACAATACCAGACAATAAGCCATCAAATTCCTTTGTCACTAGCCATGAAACACAATGTCTTAAAATCCTTATTCTCTATGTATGGGTATTATTCTCTTTGTAGACCCAAAGAATTGTCAATAGATAGATTCTTGGTGACATCATGAACCTGTCTAAAAGATGAAAAGGTGACAACATTTAGCATCTAGAAACTCAAAAATCCtcctaaatataaaaatattatctacTATAAGGAGCCAACATTGCACTATGTGAGTTATTTATTCATCTGGGCAACCAGACTGGATATCCCACCATCAGAATGTAGAGTAGTGTTGCTAAAAAATGAAGATATATGAAACTATTGTTTTGCAAATATTTAACACTCCTCTCCTTTCTCTGCTTCTAAAGCCATAATGGAATCAGCTAGCCCACAATAACCTAATTTCACTGAATCAGCAGTGAATTGATGTGAACAGAACCAGTTCATAATACGATCTTGCTGTGATATGAAAAGACAGGCAAATTAAAAACCCTATACATgggattatttaattaattcgtAAATGTAATATATTTATACATCTTCTTCCTTCAAACACTTTCAGAAAATGCCTCTTATTTCAGCCCATTTTGATCAGCAGACCTTCTATAACTTTAAAAGATTTTTACTGAATAATGAAGTCAATAGAATAAATTTTCTCATCCTACTCTAAGCAAACAATAGAAAAGAGCAAATTGCAAACTATGAATCCAAACTAGGACCAAACAAATCATTGAATCAGGTAACTATGGATTAGCACCTTGACCAATTTGTACTAAAATTGGTTATCAAGTCCAACACTTTCCTTGTGATCACTTTATCACTTACAAGTGGGAAAATTAGCAGTTTACTCAACAGCAAGAAAATAAAATGCAAGCATAAGATATAATGAACCAAGCTTGAAAAAGGGTAAAGAAAGTCTGAAAAGCACAGAGCATTGAGTAGTGTGTGATTGTGAAAAAAAATTAGCAAGTCAAAATGGGGAGGAGAGATTAAGTGGGAAGAGTGTTCTTGACAGGTAATGTGGCCCCACAAAATTGTTAATTAGTTATGCTTAATCTACCTTGTTGAGTACATGAATGTTGGCATTCTACAAGCATTTCTGTTGTAAGAATACAGAGGGTAAGTATGACAACTGTAACCTCCATATCAGCAAAAAAAACATTTAAGCCGGACAAGCTTCAACATCTTGGTATCCTTCGAGGGAGGGaagggaaaggaaaaaaaaaaaaaaaaaagtctaccTAGCATTCCAACCCAAGACAAAGATCCTGCTTTTGTCTTCAAGGTGAAACTGTCCATTCTCCATAAAATAGTGAAAAGGCATGATAAAACACTAACCAATAATGTCAATGAGGTTTCAAAGTAAAGTACATGATGAGGAAGAAAGAAGCAAATGGATAATGATGCAACAAGAGTCAAAGataattattaatataaaaaagaCATGATAATTAGCAGAGCAGTAGGCAGTGTCGGACTATATAGCCAGGTTGCTGCATAGTACATTTTCTCCTGGTAACAGATGTTGCTCTACAGTCAGTGTCCAGTCAGGAGATGGTACAAATAATGATACATCAGCAATCTGATGGATGATTAAAATAGTGTCATGTGTTTCATTTCAACCTAATCACAAGAATAAAGATGTATAATTTATTTCTATTGCTTCAAAGTTAAAATAAGAATTTAGGGAATGAACAGAAGATGGTACTGAAATTGGGTTAAGACCCCTAGTGTTACAGACAGGGATTGAGGCTTCAGTGGAAACTTCTTGAACATATGTAATGTTCAACAGGATACTAAGTCCTGCATTTTCATCTAAATGGCTTTGGTAACTAGTGATATATGAATACACAActacataaaaaaaatactaaaatgcaATGTGATAGATAAGCTCTCTCAGAAACTAAGTGTTGAAAATACAATAGAAGATTTCTAATTGTGCAGACTGtttctttttcatatttctaAGAAAAGTATACTGGTACAAATTTATGTGCTCGGTATGAGATCTTACAGAGCTTTTATTAATAACTGCCCCAGTGGCTGTCTGCAATTGCTGACATAAACACAGAGAAGGGCCAAGCTGCGCTTCTAAAGCTGAAATTAGACCTAtattgaaaattgaaaattatccATCTCAATACAGATTCCACATTCAgtcagtaaaaaaaaaagaaagaaagaaagaaagaaaatccagATGGAACATtataccccccccccccccccacaaaaaaaaaaaccagagagagagagagagagagagagagaagaagaaacatTTTGGATAGAATTCACGTTTAAAAAACTCTATTCGGGAAATAACAAGAAATTCAGTAACATCAACTTAGGTGCCAAAAAACAAACAACAAGCAGCCACAAAAAAATTCATAGAGTAtaggaaaacaaaaagaaaaatcagcaTCCAAACCTTAATTTTCATAATTTGAAGAATCCAAGGAAAGTAATCAAGAAAAAATTGAACTCATTTGCTAAAGTTCAAAGATCTTATGGAGAACAACCCAGGAAACTCTCATGACAACTAATTCATTGTCATCATTTACCAAAGAAAAACAACAAAACGGCGGGGGCGGGGGTGTTGGGGGAGGCGCGGGTGGGGGGGCCGGGGGGcgcccgggaagaaaagaaatgCTGAACGCTCACGAAGATGGACCCAAAACGAAAAAGATCAAACTTTTGAACTTCATCCCAGTTGGGTGATGAAATGAAGGGGAACCAGTTTGAAGCTTATTGGAGAGAAGAACAGGAAAGTCTACCAATAACTCAAAGAGCAAAAGAAAGCTACTCCAACAACCGTATCAACAACCAATCCCTATGTCAATATCCACTAAAATGAAAGCTAACAACATGTAATCAAATTAACAGATCAATGAATTCTATTTATAAAGACGGACCTATAAAGCAAAAAGATCAGATTTCCGAACATTCTGTAGCATCGGTATTCGATGAAATGACACAAAAAAACGAAGTTGATGcaaaatcacaaaaattcaaaCAGCACAGCGACGGAAAACTAAAAGATTTCCTTTAGTCAAATAATCCAAATGCCGGTCATCCAATAACAATTCGTCGAAAAAATCCAACGGAATATTTCTTTCCAAAAATAACAAACTCATAAAgtgcagaaaaaaaaaatgaaaacaattTGTGAATCGGGTAGTCAATGAAACAATGCAAAGACACCCTTTGTCGCTTTTGGAGATCATATGAGAAAAAATTCCAGTTGGTTTGCTACAGAACTAAGAGCAGATTAGGATGAGGGAGAAAGAGCGACCTATGGGGAGGCGAGAGCTCCTTCTCCTCCTAGTTCGAAGAGGTAGTTTGGTGGAAGGAATCCACCATTGATGCAAGACATTCGAAGCTCTGATGCTGCCGCTCATCCCTCTTTCTCACCGCTGCCGCTCGGTTTTCTCCTTCTCCGTTCTCGCTCCCCGCCCACCACAGGATACCGAGGATTCCCTCTGGGTCGGGGTCGTTCTCTTGAGGTGGCAAAACCGGATCCTTTTCCTCCGGGTTCGAATCAGGGTTTTAGGAGACGGTCGGgccttttttccaaaaaaaaaaaaaaaaaattgtaaatgcATTAATGTTGGAACCTTAGGATCTCTTGGCAGGGTGGGTTTAGGTTAAAGTTGATACTTAGGCCCTTGTCTGGATTTGACTGGCTTATAGGCCAGTAGATTGGGTATGATCCAAAGATAAATCTACACTAGCAAATAGGTAGGCGCATTTGAAaaacaataataaaaatattaaaacaaatattcaaaatataaaaagcatgaaatcaaaataaaaatttaaaataaaaataaaaaatatattataaactaAAACTTTAAAGAAATAATAATTGAatcgaaataataataataaatagctaCCTAAAAATTTAGAATGCAGAAACCTAAAAAGCAAAAAGCAATAATAAGTACTAAAGTTAGGAAGAAATAAGTTCCATATGGTAACGGAAGTAGTTATAAAAGATAAATGAaggattataaattaaaaataataatttttttgatatgcttataaaaatattaaaaatgataaatttataagGAATATGCAAATTTAAGATGTTTAATTAATTATAGAGAATTGTAACTAGAAATATTTCAACTAAAAGCAAAAACttgtaatataataaaaaaatgaagaatGAAAATATACAGAAGAGGACCAAAAAAGAATATTTGACATAGTAATGAAGATAAAAAAAAGTGTAGATAAAGAAAATCTAaaggataaagaaaatataatgaATGAAAAAGTATAaacaatattttataaaataaaaatgcacaagaagataataaaataacaaatattgaagtttgtaaaagagGAATGGAGATTAGAGGATAGGAGAGGGGGAGAGCTCTAAGGtgtggaaagaaagaaaggagaagagagaggaaaataaaaaaaaaaaaaagaaggtcaaAGATGAAGGGCTAACATGCGAGGGTTGAGATGGAGAGTGAAGGGACGTGAGTCGGGCTTGGAGAGAGTGCGTCTAACTTGTTTAAAATTtagttattttattaattttttattattttatttaaaaaatatctaatttatttgagatttttaattattatttaaatagatatattctgattgcaaaagaaaataatattgaattatcttttaaattttaaaaaaatatctagttAGTTAGGGATGCGAATAAGAAGGATTTTTAAATAGAGCTCATTTGGTTTGAAAAGCTATGTAGATAAGAGATGAGACATAAAGATAAATAGAGCACACATGGATTATATATTTAAATTCttcattatattattttaataaatattcatGTAAAAATGAGTTTAATAtatttctattaaaaaaaattatagacaaAATTTAAAATGGCATATTCCTCTCTTATTTAATAATGTAAGATAGATAATTTATTGCTACAGGTTCAAGTATACTGAAAATTTGTTTATTTCATACTTACCTTATTGTATCATATGTTATATTACAATATATATTCGATTCAGACTTGCTTAACCTATATAATTATCAATAAATTTACTTATAATATTCAGCAGGATGTAACATGGTGTAtattatttattgatgatatagtGTTGACGATAAAAGGGGAATTAGATTGAATACTAAATTGGAGTTATAAAGAAAAGCTTCGAAAGATAAGGGCTTAAAGGTTAGCAGAACCAAAACAGATTAAATAGAATGTTAATatagtgaaaataaaaataaaaatattatcttaatcAAGATTGATGACTAAGAGATTctacaaaataattatttttgttacatataatttatgatataatataataagaAGATAAATAAAGATATATGCAACAAAATTAGAACTGATTGCATGAAGTGAAGAGGCATATCTGGAATATTATATGAAAATCACATATTTTGAAAActtaagaaaaattttattgatcttTTTGATGGAAGAAAAAAAGATTATAAATCAATTATGAAATTTGTTATATTATATAGTTCAGGACAATATAGAAGTTATAAACAAGTTGAACCTAGCagaagtaaaaaaattaaaatagatctctAAGAAACCTCAAAAgaataaaatactaaatatatatattaaaagagTTGTAGGAGTTGCACAAATTAAAAATAATCAGACAAATTCAAAATGAAGTGATAGAAAATCAATTGACATGATATACACATGTAAAATATGTTGGAAATGCGGTTTATAGAAATTGTTAATACATGCAAAagttaatattttcaaaaatataaaaaataatttattaaaattcaaaaaaagaatGTGTTTCTAGATCGAGGAACAAAATTTGCCCTCTGATGCAGGTCTATGACAAGATTGTCTTCAAAATACAACAAACTCTAACTTAGTCCAAATCCTCCAATCACAAGTATGATCGCTTTAAAGGCTTGGCCCACTTGGCTATCTTTCAATTATCCAAAAGGATTGTAAAAGAGAGAGCTTATGAAGTTGAAAATTTGAtggaaaaattgaagaaaataaatattaagGGAGCTAATGTTGCTAAAGGTCTGATGTAGGTTGGGATGTATTTTTCTACAATGCAAGATCTAAAGTCTTTTTATGATTTTGATCCAGATAACCACTAGAGAGGCCTATAAAAGTCTCAACAGCTGTTACAATAAAAGTCTTAATTGTTGGGGggtctggccaggataccaccactatatgatcttttcgataccactcGCATTGCACTCGATCACGTGTAGGTACtgcaagagaaagaaagaagaaaaaaaatataagataaaaaaaaataatcaagtatgTGGATCAGCCCAAGATTTACCTCTACAGGGCATGCAaaactttactatgagaaaagaacaagtacaagaggagatcttcACACTCTTAACCTTTATACACAAtctctctctcaactagaagctatcctTATAAAATTCTTACTAGAACCCAAGAAGACCCTGCCTGACAGTCTGTCCGAAGCCCCTACTTCTGCTCTCTGTTGGTGCCTTCTCCAAGTTCTGCTACAGATCTCTCGGCTGCACCAACTCTTTGCAGAACCACCACAGAACCACCTCTGTTTGCCCATAAGATTTTTAAAGAGCCCCAAAACTCAAACCACATCGAAGAAACACTCCTGATCAGACTCCAGATGTGTTTGGACCATCCGATTAGCACCGCGACCCTCTCAGTTGCTTGATCGCACACCTGTAGCCTGTTATTGCTCTCGATCAGGCCTCCCAAGCATCCGATCAAGCCCATAAACGAAGACCACCGTTCGATCGTATATTTATCCAAGAAAAATCTCATGAACCATGAGAAATCGAGAGAAAATGCCACTCTGGTCCATGTGGACCATGCAAAATGGGGTGGGAAATGCCCCCGATCAACGATCATGCATGAACCACGTGAGAAGATGGGATGCGCGCCCGCACTGCATTGTGCCCACATTGGGTTGTGCCGACACGATTGGCCTACGCGCTCGTCCGCACGCACTGAGCCTGGGCCCTGCCTACTGCCAGCCCGTGGACCCCTCCGACGGCCCGTGGGCCATACCTGTTGCTCCTGACCTCCTCCTACATGTATCTCCTTTGTCTGGACTCTGTTTGGACTATTTTTGGGCTCATTAGATTTCATTCATCATCTTGGACCTCATTCTAAGCTTATTATAGATCGAATCTCAAGGTATTTTTCTCAATAATCTTCATTTCGATTCGATATTTGGCCTCTATAATAATTTTGAGAGATCATCTCTCACTCTCATGTCCTAAAAAAAATACCTGctgctcatggatgggcaaacatgagagtcgagccagaccgctcgatcccatctctattataggctgtgtccactctgaccagAGACCTGCTCGAGGTAGCCTCTTGTGGCAATAGAATCTTTATCTTGCGACGTTGCTTGTCATCCTTCTGAGTCTTCCGTCTCATACCCGATCCACctgctcctggagctccacctcgttgAGCTCCTTACCAAGAGGTAGTGTCCTCCATACTGCTTTCCCTTCATTATGACCTATTGCCGTGCATGACCTTCAAAATTTCTCCATCAGCTCTCCACTTGTAACTGCTTAAATCCAGTCTACttagaaaaattatatttttcttgaaGCTGGGTATATATCGGATCTCACCCAATTTCCTCATAGCTCTATCATGTGTCTCCATGCTGACCGTCTCGATGTCTTTGATCGTACAGCTCGACCCATTTGGTAAGTAAATAATGTCCTCACTATTCTCTAGAGATTCAAACAGCTTCTCTTTACAACAAACATGATAAAAATAAGTAGAGTCTAAGATCCATTATTGAAAAAGAATAGATACCTCATCTGAGATCATAAGCGCATCAACAATCTCAGTATCGCTATTGGCCACCGTCATAGTAGCCATCGTTCGATCTTTGAGGGTAATCTCTGACTTAATGCCCCAACTCATTATACCGGTAGCATCTGATCTTGCTGTAGTCCCTTGTCCTGGACTTGGACTACCCATGTCGCGATCCTCTATGGCTTCATCTTTCGCCACTATGTCCTCCAGTCACCGTCAGAGCTGAGTCACAATCTGAACTTGAAACTTGATTCTTCCACCTGAGAACTTTGTTCTGGAGAAGTGTAGAAGTCACCtcttccatcttgatggtgctcttacctattagaagagcagtcaccaaagacttaaaaaagggagaaaatgatgatagcaagatcaataccctgatcttctccttaacTTTCTCATCAATGCTagggaggtcggtgaggattttCTGAAAgttgcttagatgctcctgcatacTTTGTCCCTCAATCATCCACAGCTGataaaactacctccagaggaagaaaatgctggtgagagacttcatcatATACAACTctttgagcttcgaccacagtactGTCGGAAATATCTCActaagcatatggatcaccatgtCATCTGCTAGATACAAGTGGATGGTACTCACTGTCTACGTCTGTAGCCACTTTCAGGTCTTCTTCTCCATGATGGTTGGCTTCTTCTCGtacaagagagtatcgatcaacccttactggatgagcacgtcctttacTCTCGATTGCTAGAAggaaaaattactctttccatcaaaccgaCTGATCTCTATCTTAATTGAACttaatttctctatcttcttcaatctcGATCAACACTATCACGATATGAACAACCTAGCGCGCTGGTATCGTTGGAGTTCTGATACCAGTTATTGGGAGATCTGGTCAAGACACCACCAccacaggatcttttcgataccactcACGTTGCACTCAATCACATGTAGATACCGCAAGAGaaataaagaacaaaaaaaaaaagagaaaacaatcAAGTACATGGATTAGCCCAAAACTTATTTTCATGGGACAtgcaaagcttcactatgagaaaagaataagtacaagaggagatcctCACACTTTCAACCCTTATACACAATCTTTCTCTCAACTAAAAGCTACCCTTACGAAGCTCTCACTAGAATTCAAGAAGACCCTGCCTGACAGTCTGCCCGAAGCCTCTACTTTTACTCTCTATCGGTGCTTTCTCCAAGATCTGCTACAGATCTCTCGACTGCACCAACTCTCTATCGAACCACCAGAGAACCTCCTCTGTTTGTCCATAGAGTTTTTAAAGAGCCCCAAAATCCAAAACACATCGAAGAAACACTCCTGATCGGACTCCAGATGCGTCTGGACTGTCCGATCAGCACCGCAACCCTCTTAGCCACTTGATTACGCATCTGTAGCCCATTATCGCTCTCGATCAGGCCTTCCAAGCGTCCGATCAAGTTCGTAAATGAAGACAATCATTCGATTATGCATCGATCCACGAAAAATCTCATGAATTGTGAGAAATCGAGGAGAAACACCCCTTTGGTCCACGTGGACCACACGAAACGAGATGGAAAATGCCCCCAATCCATGGTTGCACGGGGACAGCATGAGAAGGCGGGACACGCGCTCGCGCTCGCGGTCAGGCCCGCGCCGGGCCATGCTTGTGCACGCCCATGCTGGGCCACTCCTGCACGGTCGGCTCGCGCACTCGCCCATGCGCACTGGGCCTAGGCTCAGCCTGCTGGTGGCCCGTGGGCCCCTCCAACAGCCCAAGAGCTATACTTGCTACTCCTGACTTCCTTCTGCATGTATGTCCTtcgtctggactccgtttggactgttcttgggctcgttggatttTGTTTGTCATCCTGG is a genomic window containing:
- the LOC105054930 gene encoding uncharacterized protein isoform X3, with protein sequence MSGSIRASNVLHQWWIPSTKLPLRTRRRRSSRLPIGLISALEAQLGPSLCLCQQLQTATGAVINKSSKHEMVGAFQKLPMVMPSMDILSSAQRKARNVTPTKGIANIAKRERNRGAKQLDALMKELAVPLRGYMENFPNKRYLHPYERSLIELTFGEGNYEEVLGRVDALRKRLISVGKQHASLCAKSSSKREAEERLSEGLKKLEEVFQLGRNAVDDLVNVAKTLRAMPVVDPQIPTLCLVGAPNVGKSSLVRILSTGKPEVCNYPFTTRGILMGHIVFNYERFQVTDTPGLLTRRDDDRNNLEKLTLAVLSHLPTAVLYVHDLSGECGTSPYDQLIGMILVQGTMVTRRIH
- the LOC105054930 gene encoding uncharacterized protein isoform X2, which produces MSGSIRASNVLHQWWIPSTKLPLRTRRRRSSRLPIGLISALEAQLGPSLCLCQQLQTATGAVINKSSKHEMVGAFQKLPMVMPSMDILSSAQRKARNVTPTKGIANIAKRERNRGAKQLDALMKELAVPLRGYMENFPNKRYLHPYERSLIELTFGEGNYEEVLGRVDALRKRLISVGKQHASLCAKSSSKREAEERLSEGLKKLEEVFQLGRNAVDDLVNVAKTLRAMPVVDPQIPTLCLVGAPNVGKSSLVRILSTGKPEVCNYPFTTRGILMGHIVFNYERFQVTDTPGLLTRRDDDRNNLEKLTLAVLSHLPTAVLYVHDLSGECGTSPYDQLKSRVQDLLLSQMARVRAEKSQVES